Proteins from one Nitrospira sp. genomic window:
- a CDS encoding YncE family protein, which produces MTRVRLLTFFCLLFLSCSSLASAELLALLNYESKPNQPVRREGIAIMEIDPESADFGKILMEVPLPPDLVAHHIFFNRDRTKAYITALNKSVLHAVDLTRFPYRLRAIDVPECQVLEDLVVSEDNRTWFLTCMGSSTVIMGDAVTDRPTKVVRTSAGAPVSVQYPHGIAIHNGINRVLITSTVKPDMSEAGDSVTVIEASTGAVLSTHRVSSKPAPAKSAPVEVMFSPNATPPVVHITNMLEGTLWAGVWDPTTSSFSFQEIDDFGPRQQGMPLEMLYNAKGDRLFVTTAKPGFVNVYDNSDPRHPKFLQAIPAANGAHHTLLSPDEHYLFVQNSLLNLEGMSDGSVTVIDLRNGGKVVGSIDTLKSQGFNPNCIMLLPNHFRGESLRADMRP; this is translated from the coding sequence ATGACACGCGTCCGACTCCTCACCTTTTTTTGCCTGCTGTTCCTCTCCTGTAGCTCGCTGGCTTCGGCTGAACTGCTGGCACTCCTCAACTATGAGAGCAAGCCCAATCAGCCGGTGCGCCGTGAAGGGATCGCGATTATGGAGATCGATCCCGAGTCTGCCGACTTCGGCAAAATCTTGATGGAAGTGCCGCTGCCGCCGGACCTCGTCGCCCACCACATTTTCTTCAACCGCGACCGGACCAAAGCCTACATCACCGCGCTGAACAAGAGCGTGCTGCATGCCGTGGATCTGACGCGCTTCCCCTATCGCCTGCGCGCCATCGACGTGCCGGAGTGCCAAGTGCTCGAAGACCTGGTGGTGTCGGAGGACAACCGCACCTGGTTCCTCACCTGCATGGGATCGAGCACGGTGATCATGGGTGATGCCGTCACCGACCGGCCCACCAAGGTCGTGCGGACGAGCGCCGGAGCGCCGGTCTCGGTGCAGTACCCGCACGGCATTGCGATTCACAACGGCATCAACCGCGTGTTGATCACCAGCACAGTCAAGCCCGACATGTCCGAGGCGGGTGATTCCGTCACGGTAATCGAGGCCAGCACGGGCGCAGTGCTCTCGACCCATCGCGTGTCGTCCAAGCCGGCTCCCGCGAAATCCGCGCCGGTCGAAGTGATGTTTTCGCCGAACGCGACGCCGCCCGTGGTTCACATCACCAACATGCTGGAAGGCACGCTCTGGGCCGGAGTCTGGGACCCCACGACGTCTTCCTTCTCGTTCCAAGAGATCGATGACTTCGGCCCGCGGCAACAGGGCATGCCGCTGGAAATGCTCTACAACGCCAAGGGCGACCGCCTGTTCGTCACCACGGCGAAGCCGGGCTTCGTGAATGTGTATGACAACAGCGATCCGCGCCACCCGAAATTTTTGCAGGCCATTCCTGCCGCCAACGGCGCGCACCACACCCTGCTCTCACCCGATGAGCATTACCTGTTCGTGCAGAACAGCCTGCTCAATCTGGAAGGCATGAGCGACGGTTCCGTGACGGTGATCGATCTTCGGAACGGCGGCAAAGTCGTGGGCAGCATCGACACGCTGAAATCGCAGGGGTTCAATCCCAACTGCATCATGCTGTTGCCGAATCACTTTCGCGGAGAGTCGTTACGCGCCGACATGCGGCCGTGA
- a CDS encoding BrnT family toxin: MKVFTWDIAKAITNFEKHAVPFEEAATVFDDSDALDGEDPGHSAQESRRRRIGLSVSGRVLSLCTQSGGWAMKKKRSASLAQGRRVARNVRHMPDSEIDFSDIPEATDDELKRMRRVGRPASGMAKQLIAIRLSPKLLSQLRKMAAKQKKPYQTLIHELLEKAASRAA, from the coding sequence ATGAAGGTGTTTACCTGGGATATTGCCAAGGCCATCACTAATTTCGAGAAACACGCTGTTCCGTTTGAGGAAGCAGCGACCGTATTTGATGATTCGGACGCGTTAGACGGTGAGGATCCAGGCCATTCAGCCCAGGAATCAAGACGGCGGCGCATCGGACTATCCGTATCAGGCCGTGTCCTATCGTTGTGTACACAATCCGGAGGGTGGGCCATGAAAAAGAAACGATCCGCATCATTAGCGCAAGGCAGGCGAGTCGCAAGGAACGTCAGGCATATGCCGGACTCTGAAATCGACTTTTCAGACATTCCTGAGGCGACGGACGACGAACTCAAGCGTATGCGCCGGGTCGGTAGACCGGCAAGCGGCATGGCGAAGCAACTCATTGCCATCAGGCTTTCGCCGAAACTCTTGAGTCAGCTTCGAAAGATGGCAGCAAAGCAAAAGAAGCCCTATCAAACGTTGATCCACGAGCTGCTGGAGAAAGCCGCATCCAGAGCGGCATAA
- a CDS encoding DEAD/DEAH box helicase family protein has translation MPTPEEKARQKIDAMLVSAGWVVQDFKQAHIRANRGVALRNFPLTSGHGFADYLLYVDGNAAGIVEAKKEGYTLTGVEMQSEKYSKGLPQDLPVITRPLPFLYQSTGAETRFTNGLDPQPRSRFVFSFHRPDTLAAFIPKYSEAPRELHGASLAAEAAPTLRGRLRTLPPLSTSGLWPAQITAITNLEKSLAQDRPRALIQMATGSGKTFTAINFIYRLIKFGGAQRILFLVDRGNLGDQTLKEFQQYVSPYNNFKFTEEFIVQRLAGNTLDTTARVCIGTIQRMYSMLKGRDLSEEDEEASVAGLQRLFKKPEPLDYNPAIPIETFDIIVTDECHRSIYNLWAQVLEYFDAHLIGLTATPNKQTFGFFNQNLVMEYNHEQAVADGVNVNYDVYRIRTAITQAGSTVEAGYSVQLMNRETRTKRWERLDDDFAYDPDQLDRDVVAPDQIRTIVKAFRDKLFTDIFPGRTEVPKTLIFAKDDAHAENIVEILREEFGKGNEFAQKITYRTTGVNPKDLIKSFRNSYHPRIAVTVDMIATGTDIKPVEIVVFMRAVKSRTFFEQMKGRGVRVIKPDDLKAVTPDATTKDHFVIVDAVGVCERDKTDARPMEKKPSVAFDKLLQAVALGNTEEDVLTSIAGRLARMEHRITKADEQAISKASGGYSLNDLSRRLVEAVNPDRQEERARQQFGTDKPSEQQIQQATAVLLQEAAKPFHDPKFREILIEIKKKNELTIDHVSQDQIIEAGFSTDSLARARTIVQSFEQFIQKHKDEITALQILYSKPYNQRLTFESVKELADAIEKPPYLWNESQLWQAYTALEKSKVKGASGKRILTDLVSLVRFAIHQDNELVPFPERVNSNFNAWLGDQERGGKKFTDEQRQWLSMIRDHIAANMGIGPDDLEYAPFSQAGGLGRAHRLFPEGLQTIIESLNVALVA, from the coding sequence ATGCCGACGCCGGAAGAGAAAGCCCGCCAGAAAATCGATGCGATGCTGGTCAGTGCAGGCTGGGTCGTCCAGGACTTCAAGCAAGCACACATCCGCGCAAATAGAGGAGTCGCCTTACGAAATTTCCCACTGACCAGCGGCCACGGATTTGCGGATTATCTGCTCTATGTCGATGGCAACGCCGCCGGAATAGTTGAGGCCAAGAAAGAGGGCTACACCCTGACGGGTGTAGAGATGCAATCAGAGAAATACAGCAAGGGCCTCCCGCAAGATCTCCCGGTCATTACGCGTCCGCTGCCGTTCCTCTATCAGAGCACCGGCGCAGAAACCCGCTTCACGAACGGCCTCGATCCCCAGCCGCGCAGCCGCTTTGTATTCAGCTTCCATCGTCCCGACACACTCGCGGCCTTTATCCCGAAGTACAGTGAGGCCCCCAGAGAGCTGCATGGCGCATCTCTGGCTGCAGAAGCAGCACCGACATTACGGGGGCGATTGAGAACGTTGCCGCCGCTGAGCACCAGCGGCCTCTGGCCTGCCCAAATCACCGCCATTACCAATCTTGAAAAGTCGCTGGCCCAGGATCGTCCCCGTGCCCTCATTCAAATGGCCACCGGCAGCGGCAAGACGTTCACCGCCATCAACTTCATCTATCGCTTGATCAAGTTCGGCGGTGCGCAACGTATCCTCTTCCTCGTCGATCGCGGCAACCTCGGCGATCAAACGTTGAAGGAATTTCAGCAGTACGTCTCGCCCTACAACAACTTCAAGTTCACGGAAGAGTTTATCGTCCAACGGCTGGCGGGCAATACCTTGGATACCACCGCGCGTGTTTGCATCGGTACCATTCAGCGCATGTATTCCATGCTGAAAGGCCGGGATCTGTCAGAAGAGGACGAGGAAGCCTCCGTTGCCGGCCTCCAACGGCTCTTCAAGAAACCCGAGCCGTTGGACTACAATCCGGCCATTCCGATTGAGACCTTCGACATCATCGTCACCGACGAATGCCACCGTTCCATCTACAATCTCTGGGCGCAGGTGTTGGAATACTTCGACGCCCACCTCATCGGCCTCACTGCCACGCCCAACAAACAGACCTTCGGCTTTTTCAATCAGAACCTCGTCATGGAATACAACCACGAGCAGGCTGTAGCCGACGGTGTCAACGTCAACTACGACGTGTACCGCATCCGCACCGCCATTACACAGGCAGGCTCCACCGTGGAGGCCGGATATAGCGTACAGTTGATGAATCGGGAAACACGGACGAAACGTTGGGAAAGACTTGATGACGACTTCGCCTACGACCCGGACCAGCTCGATCGCGACGTCGTTGCCCCCGACCAGATCCGTACCATCGTCAAGGCCTTCAGAGACAAGCTCTTCACCGATATCTTTCCCGGCCGCACCGAGGTCCCCAAGACCCTCATCTTCGCCAAAGACGATGCCCACGCGGAAAACATCGTTGAAATTCTCCGCGAGGAATTCGGCAAGGGTAACGAATTCGCGCAGAAGATCACCTACCGCACCACCGGAGTAAATCCCAAAGACCTCATCAAGAGCTTTCGCAACAGCTACCATCCCCGCATCGCCGTCACCGTGGACATGATCGCCACCGGCACCGACATCAAGCCGGTCGAGATCGTCGTCTTCATGCGTGCCGTCAAATCCCGCACCTTCTTCGAGCAGATGAAGGGCCGCGGAGTTCGCGTCATCAAGCCTGATGATCTCAAGGCTGTTACGCCCGATGCCACGACCAAAGACCACTTCGTCATCGTCGATGCCGTCGGCGTCTGCGAGCGGGACAAGACCGACGCGCGGCCAATGGAGAAAAAGCCCAGCGTCGCCTTCGACAAATTGCTCCAAGCCGTTGCGTTGGGGAATACGGAAGAAGACGTGCTTACCAGTATCGCCGGACGGCTGGCCCGCATGGAGCACCGAATTACGAAAGCCGATGAACAGGCTATCAGCAAAGCCAGCGGCGGCTACTCACTCAACGACTTGAGCCGTCGGCTCGTCGAAGCAGTCAATCCCGATAGGCAGGAAGAGCGAGCCAGACAACAGTTCGGAACGGACAAGCCGAGCGAACAACAGATTCAGCAGGCAACAGCCGTCCTCTTACAAGAAGCGGCCAAGCCGTTTCACGATCCGAAGTTCCGTGAAATTCTGATCGAAATCAAAAAGAAAAACGAACTGACGATCGACCATGTCAGTCAGGATCAAATCATCGAAGCAGGTTTCAGCACCGACTCCCTGGCTCGTGCCCGCACCATCGTGCAGTCGTTCGAACAGTTCATCCAAAAGCACAAAGACGAGATCACCGCCTTGCAGATTCTCTACAGCAAGCCCTACAACCAGCGCCTCACCTTCGAGAGCGTCAAGGAACTGGCCGACGCCATCGAAAAGCCGCCCTACCTCTGGAACGAATCCCAACTCTGGCAGGCCTACACCGCGCTGGAAAAGTCGAAGGTGAAAGGCGCCAGCGGCAAGCGCATCCTGACGGATTTGGTTTCCCTTGTCCGCTTCGCCATCCACCAGGACAATGAACTGGTGCCGTTTCCTGAGAGAGTCAACTCCAACTT